One Peterkaempfera bronchialis DNA window includes the following coding sequences:
- a CDS encoding N,N-dimethylformamidase beta subunit family domain-containing protein: MGEQRGSDGEDAEGGAPASRRRFLGMAAAAGAGLAAAGCSGGDGGAAHPTAAPTRGPSAVRGENDRPGDSGWRLSRRGAPSAIEGYTDRVSVLPGEEFGLHVSTTAPGFTVRAYRMGWYGGARARLVWQSERVQGRRQRAPRFEQRTRTVHADWEPSLTVATRGWPEGCYLLRLDADRRSAQRYVPITVRSATAVGRTVLVNASATWQAYNEWGGHSLYNGPDGAYRSRALAVSFDRPYHKDGAGKFLIYEQPAVCLAERLGIPLAYTTGVDVATRPGQLTGATAVVLLGHDEYWTPEQRARVAQARDAGANLAVLGANTCFRRIRLESAANGPDRLAVCYKSDYREDPCYARGDYALVTNDFRRDPAPSPESALTGVLYEGYPTEAPYVVTRPDHWVFAGTGVRAGDSFKALVGVEYDRVTPEAPTPRPLEVLSHSPLVCNGQHSHSDSAYGTRPSGAGLFASGTMRWVESLDATGPGVHGVRHGMDGRTGAFTRRVTENVLRVFAAGPAGHTHPATDNLHEVYGAAAKV; this comes from the coding sequence ATGGGCGAACAGCGCGGCAGTGACGGCGAGGACGCCGAGGGCGGCGCTCCGGCGAGCCGGCGGCGCTTCCTCGGGATGGCCGCCGCGGCCGGTGCAGGGCTGGCCGCGGCCGGCTGCTCCGGGGGCGACGGCGGAGCGGCGCATCCGACCGCGGCCCCCACGCGGGGCCCGTCCGCCGTCCGGGGCGAGAACGACCGGCCCGGCGACTCCGGCTGGCGGCTCTCCCGGCGCGGCGCCCCGTCCGCGATCGAGGGGTACACCGATCGGGTGAGCGTGCTGCCGGGCGAGGAGTTCGGGCTCCATGTCTCCACGACGGCGCCAGGCTTCACGGTCCGCGCCTACCGGATGGGCTGGTACGGCGGCGCCCGGGCCCGGCTGGTCTGGCAGTCCGAGCGCGTCCAGGGCAGGCGGCAGCGCGCGCCGCGCTTCGAGCAGCGGACCCGTACCGTGCACGCCGACTGGGAACCCAGCCTCACCGTGGCCACCCGGGGCTGGCCGGAGGGCTGCTATCTGCTGCGGCTGGACGCCGACCGGCGGTCCGCCCAGCGGTATGTGCCGATCACGGTCCGCTCCGCCACCGCCGTCGGGCGGACCGTCCTGGTCAATGCCTCGGCGACCTGGCAGGCCTACAACGAGTGGGGCGGCCACAGCCTCTACAACGGCCCGGACGGCGCCTACCGCAGCCGCGCGCTGGCGGTCTCCTTCGACCGGCCGTACCACAAGGACGGCGCCGGGAAGTTCCTCATCTATGAGCAGCCCGCCGTCTGCCTCGCCGAGCGGCTCGGCATCCCGCTCGCCTACACCACCGGCGTGGACGTGGCCACCCGCCCCGGCCAGCTGACCGGCGCCACGGCGGTGGTGCTGCTCGGCCACGACGAGTACTGGACCCCGGAGCAGCGCGCCCGGGTCGCCCAGGCGCGCGACGCCGGGGCCAATCTGGCGGTGCTCGGCGCCAACACCTGCTTCCGCCGCATCCGGCTGGAGTCCGCCGCGAACGGGCCCGACCGGCTGGCGGTCTGCTACAAGTCCGACTACCGGGAGGACCCCTGCTACGCCCGGGGGGACTACGCCCTGGTCACCAATGACTTCCGCCGCGACCCGGCGCCGAGCCCGGAGAGTGCGCTCACCGGGGTCCTCTACGAGGGCTACCCGACGGAGGCCCCGTATGTGGTGACCCGCCCGGACCACTGGGTCTTCGCCGGTACCGGGGTGCGGGCCGGGGACTCCTTCAAGGCGCTGGTCGGTGTGGAGTACGACCGGGTGACCCCGGAGGCGCCCACCCCCCGCCCGCTGGAGGTGCTCTCCCACTCGCCGCTGGTCTGCAACGGGCAGCACAGCCACAGCGACTCCGCCTATGGCACCCGGCCGAGCGGCGCTGGCCTCTTCGCCAGCGGCACCATGCGCTGGGTGGAGTCGCTGGACGCCACCGGGCCGGGCGTGCACGGCGTCCGGCACGGCATGGACGGCCGCACCGGCGCCTTCACCCGCCGGGTCACCGAGAATGTGCTGCGGGTCTTCGCCGCCGGTCCGGCCGGGCACACCCACCCGGCCACCGACAATCTGCACGAGGTGTACGGGGCGGCAGCCAAGGTCTAG
- a CDS encoding penicillin-binding transpeptidase domain-containing protein, with protein MGRAAKAVIGGVCAAMFSVAGYGVYNIVGALSNGHQGSTATTGTGGTESAQPLTASDQKPSADQARQAAQAFLDAWAKGDTAAAAGQTDDPAAAEQGLSDYRDDLRLASLTLEPTDTPAPTPHDTPPPGAVPVGFHAGARLTGLGTWAYDGTVRVVRTTDGRTVVHWSPSVLHPRLTEETVLSAREVPPARPKVTDSAGRSIDAYPSLKALAPEFRKALDDQPGGTPGKGVVIAGAESGNALRTLHTFVKAKPGEPLKLTIDGRLQKAAEQAVAAQGQGGGRLASLVAVEPSTGRVLALANSQPGFNAAFKGMTAPGSTMKIITAAALLERGVAPGTPAPCAPQLYVYGKEFHNVEGSSNPGATLRDDFAASCNTGFINLRDKLGDGDLTAEARDVFGIGMSWHTGLANMDGSVPVPSGDEVEKAAAMIGQGRVQMNPLAMASVAATVRSGVFRQPILLPGLAQQPAARPLSSGVAEQLRGLMHTTAVSGTAAGVMSGLGGYPTGAKTGTAEVGSTTDSWFTAYQGDVAAAAMVQGGGHGSDAAGPAVRAVLAAGR; from the coding sequence ATGGGAAGAGCCGCGAAGGCCGTCATCGGGGGTGTCTGCGCCGCGATGTTCTCGGTGGCGGGGTACGGCGTCTACAACATCGTGGGAGCGCTCTCCAACGGCCACCAGGGCAGCACCGCCACCACGGGCACCGGCGGCACGGAGAGTGCCCAGCCGCTGACCGCCTCCGACCAGAAGCCGTCGGCCGACCAGGCCCGGCAGGCCGCACAGGCGTTCCTGGACGCCTGGGCCAAGGGCGACACCGCAGCGGCGGCCGGGCAGACCGACGACCCGGCCGCCGCCGAGCAGGGCCTCTCCGACTACCGCGACGACCTGCGGCTGGCCTCGCTGACACTGGAGCCGACCGACACCCCGGCGCCCACCCCGCATGACACCCCGCCGCCCGGCGCGGTGCCGGTCGGCTTCCACGCCGGGGCCCGGCTGACCGGGCTCGGCACCTGGGCGTACGACGGCACGGTGCGGGTGGTGCGGACCACCGACGGCAGGACCGTGGTGCACTGGTCGCCGTCGGTGCTGCACCCCCGGCTGACCGAGGAGACCGTGCTCAGTGCGCGGGAGGTGCCGCCCGCCCGGCCGAAGGTCACCGACAGCGCGGGCAGGTCCATCGACGCCTACCCCTCGCTGAAGGCGCTGGCCCCCGAGTTCCGGAAGGCGCTGGACGACCAGCCGGGCGGCACCCCCGGCAAGGGCGTGGTGATCGCGGGCGCGGAGAGCGGCAACGCCCTGCGGACCCTGCACACCTTCGTCAAGGCCAAACCCGGCGAACCGCTGAAGCTCACCATCGACGGGCGGCTCCAGAAGGCCGCCGAGCAGGCGGTGGCCGCCCAGGGCCAGGGCGGCGGGCGACTGGCCTCCCTGGTGGCGGTGGAGCCCAGCACCGGCCGTGTACTGGCGCTGGCCAACTCCCAGCCGGGCTTCAACGCGGCCTTCAAGGGAATGACGGCCCCGGGCTCCACCATGAAGATCATCACAGCGGCGGCGCTGCTGGAGCGCGGCGTCGCCCCCGGCACGCCCGCCCCCTGCGCGCCCCAGCTGTATGTCTACGGCAAGGAGTTCCACAACGTCGAGGGCAGCTCCAACCCCGGAGCCACCCTGCGGGACGACTTCGCCGCCTCCTGCAACACCGGCTTCATCAACCTGCGCGACAAGCTGGGCGACGGCGACCTCACCGCCGAGGCCCGGGACGTCTTCGGGATCGGCATGTCCTGGCACACCGGGCTGGCCAATATGGACGGCAGCGTGCCGGTGCCCAGCGGCGACGAGGTGGAGAAGGCCGCCGCCATGATCGGCCAGGGCCGGGTGCAGATGAACCCGCTGGCCATGGCCTCGGTCGCGGCCACCGTGCGGTCCGGCGTCTTCCGCCAGCCGATCCTGCTGCCCGGCCTCGCCCAGCAGCCCGCCGCCCGGCCGCTCTCCTCCGGGGTGGCCGAGCAGCTGCGCGGCCTGATGCACACCACTGCCGTGAGCGGCACCGCCGCCGGGGTGATGAGCGGCCTCGGCGGCTACCCGACGGGCGCCAAGACCGGCACCGCCGAGGTGGGCTCCACCACCGACAGCTGGTTCACCGCCTACCAGGGCGATGTCGCGGCGGCGGCCATGGTGCAGGGCGGCGGCCATGGCTCCGACGCGGCGGGCCCCGCCGTCCGGGCCGTGCTGGCCGCCGGCCGCTAG
- a CDS encoding dolichyl-phosphate-mannose--protein mannosyltransferase, which yields MLTSERADPPSGDGEQPAPADHRPASAWQRGLGRYGYFGPDRSPLRHRLVPPMPDGPGAPPPDGPSPLLARLGVGLPAALWAWLYRWSGWLGPVAVAVFAGVLRFVHLGSPDAVIFDETYYAKDAWSLLHLGYEASWPDDANKDIIGTPQSIPLSSQAAYIVHPPVGKWIIGLGEWVFGLHPFGWRFAVALLGTLSVLMIARIARRLFRSTLLGCTAGLLLAVDGLHFVMSRTALLDLVVMFWVLAAFGFLLIDRDRTRARIADALGATADHPDASPDAVLAARLNLGWRPYRLLAGVSLGLACATKWSGLYVVAAFGVMVVLWDAGSRRLAGARHPHLATLRRDGLPAFGSMVVVSLVVYVSSWAGWFASSAQPGKGGYFRDWAAHRSGLSSEYITLPVFGRQKMPFQVDLTWVPDKFRSLWHYHSEVYNFHRNLHSPHVYQSNPWSWPVLGRPVSFFYESPKQGQAGCQVSECAREVLGIGTPLLWWAGIVALAYCLYRWALRRDWRAGAILCGLAAGYLPWFEYQERTIFFFYAVVFVPFLVLAVTMMIGAMIGQARASRERRMIGGVAAGLLVLSIVWNFLYFFPIFTGQAIPMDEWNARMWFRAWI from the coding sequence GTGCTCACCAGCGAGCGGGCGGACCCGCCGTCGGGGGACGGCGAGCAGCCCGCCCCGGCGGACCACCGCCCGGCCTCGGCGTGGCAGCGGGGGCTGGGCCGGTACGGGTACTTCGGGCCGGACCGCAGTCCGCTGCGGCACCGGCTGGTGCCCCCGATGCCCGACGGGCCCGGTGCGCCACCGCCGGACGGCCCGTCCCCGCTGCTCGCCCGGCTCGGCGTCGGGCTGCCGGCCGCGCTCTGGGCGTGGCTGTACCGCTGGTCGGGCTGGCTGGGGCCGGTCGCGGTGGCGGTCTTCGCTGGCGTGCTGCGCTTCGTCCACCTGGGCAGCCCCGATGCGGTGATCTTCGACGAGACGTACTACGCCAAGGACGCCTGGTCGCTGCTGCACCTGGGATACGAGGCGAGCTGGCCGGACGACGCCAACAAGGACATCATCGGCACGCCGCAGTCCATCCCGCTCTCCTCCCAGGCCGCGTACATCGTGCACCCCCCGGTCGGGAAGTGGATCATCGGGCTGGGTGAGTGGGTCTTCGGCCTGCACCCCTTCGGCTGGCGGTTCGCGGTGGCGCTGCTCGGCACCCTCTCGGTGCTGATGATCGCCCGGATCGCCCGGCGGCTCTTCCGCTCCACGCTGCTGGGCTGCACCGCCGGGCTGCTGCTGGCGGTGGACGGGCTGCACTTCGTGATGAGCCGTACCGCGCTGCTGGACCTGGTGGTGATGTTCTGGGTGCTGGCGGCCTTCGGCTTCCTGCTGATCGACCGCGACCGGACCCGGGCCCGGATCGCCGACGCACTGGGCGCCACCGCCGACCACCCCGACGCCTCCCCGGACGCCGTGCTGGCCGCCCGGCTGAACCTGGGCTGGCGCCCGTACCGGCTGCTCGCCGGGGTGAGCCTGGGCCTGGCCTGCGCCACCAAGTGGAGCGGGCTCTATGTGGTGGCGGCGTTCGGCGTGATGGTGGTGCTCTGGGACGCCGGCTCCCGCCGGCTGGCCGGAGCCCGCCACCCCCATCTGGCCACGCTGCGCCGCGACGGCCTGCCCGCCTTCGGCTCGATGGTCGTGGTCTCGCTGGTGGTGTACGTCTCCTCGTGGGCCGGCTGGTTCGCCAGCAGCGCCCAGCCGGGCAAGGGCGGCTACTTCCGGGACTGGGCCGCGCACCGGTCGGGACTCTCCTCGGAGTACATCACGCTGCCGGTGTTCGGGCGGCAGAAGATGCCGTTCCAGGTGGACCTGACCTGGGTGCCGGACAAGTTCCGCAGCCTGTGGCACTACCACTCCGAGGTCTACAACTTCCACCGCAATCTGCACTCGCCGCACGTCTACCAGTCCAACCCCTGGAGCTGGCCGGTCCTGGGCCGCCCGGTCTCCTTCTTCTATGAGTCGCCCAAGCAGGGCCAGGCGGGCTGCCAGGTCTCCGAGTGCGCCCGCGAGGTGCTGGGCATCGGCACCCCGCTGCTGTGGTGGGCGGGCATCGTCGCGCTGGCCTACTGCCTCTACCGGTGGGCGCTGCGCCGCGACTGGCGGGCCGGGGCGATCCTCTGCGGGCTGGCCGCCGGCTATCTGCCCTGGTTCGAGTACCAGGAGCGGACCATCTTCTTCTTCTACGCGGTGGTCTTCGTCCCGTTCCTGGTGCTGGCGGTCACCATGATGATCGGCGCCATGATCGGCCAGGCCCGGGCGAGCCGGGAGCGGCGGATGATCGGCGGGGTGGCGGCCGGGCTGCTGGTGCTGTCGATCGTCTGGAACTTCCTGTACTTCTTCCCGATCTTCACCGGGCAGGCGATCCCGATGGACGAGTGGAACGCCCGGATGTGGTTCAGAGCCTGGATCTGA
- the rsmI gene encoding 16S rRNA (cytidine(1402)-2'-O)-methyltransferase, whose product MTGVLVLAGTPIGDVEDAPPRLARELAAADVVAAEDTRRLRRLTQALGVTTTGRVVSYFEGNEVARTGELVEALTGGARVLLVTDAGMPSVSDPGYRLVAAAVEAGVRVTAVPGPSAVLTALAMSGLPVDRFCFEGFLPRKAGERAGRLREVAAEPRTLVFFEAPHRLAETLAAMAEAFGADRPGAVCRELTKTYEEVKRGPLGELAAWAADGVRGEITVVVAGAPPTEPEQLDPAELARRVAAREAAGERRKEAIAAVAADAGLPKREVFDAVVAAKHAAPGKTPDPKDTGSEGHRI is encoded by the coding sequence GTGACCGGAGTACTCGTACTGGCAGGAACCCCCATCGGCGACGTCGAGGACGCGCCGCCCCGACTCGCGCGTGAGCTGGCGGCGGCCGATGTGGTCGCGGCGGAGGACACCCGCCGGCTGCGCCGCCTCACCCAGGCGCTCGGTGTGACCACCACCGGGCGGGTCGTCTCCTATTTCGAGGGCAATGAGGTGGCCCGCACCGGCGAGCTGGTGGAGGCGCTGACCGGCGGCGCCCGGGTGCTGCTGGTCACCGACGCGGGCATGCCGTCGGTCTCCGACCCCGGCTACCGGCTGGTGGCCGCCGCGGTCGAGGCGGGGGTGCGGGTCACCGCCGTACCCGGGCCGTCCGCCGTGCTGACCGCGCTGGCGATGTCGGGGCTGCCGGTGGACCGGTTCTGCTTCGAGGGCTTTCTGCCGCGCAAGGCCGGAGAGCGGGCCGGGCGGCTGCGGGAGGTCGCCGCCGAGCCGCGCACCCTGGTCTTCTTCGAGGCGCCGCACCGGCTGGCCGAGACGCTGGCGGCGATGGCCGAGGCATTCGGCGCGGACCGGCCGGGCGCGGTCTGCCGGGAGCTGACCAAGACCTATGAGGAGGTCAAGCGGGGACCGCTGGGCGAACTCGCCGCCTGGGCGGCGGACGGGGTACGCGGCGAGATCACCGTGGTGGTGGCGGGTGCGCCGCCCACCGAGCCGGAGCAGCTTGACCCGGCCGAGCTGGCCCGCCGGGTCGCGGCCCGGGAGGCCGCCGGGGAACGCCGCAAGGAGGCCATCGCGGCGGTGGCGGCCGACGCCGGGCTGCCCAAGCGGGAGGTGTTCGACGCCGTGGTGGCCGCCAAGCACGCCGCCCCGGGGAAGACACCGGATCCGAAGGACACCGGATCTGAGGGACACCGGATCTGA
- the metG gene encoding methionine--tRNA ligase, translating to MAATGTNSNGASAYYVTTPIYYVNDRPHLGHAYTTVAGDVLTRWHRQRGEKVWYLTGTDEHGQKIMRTAEANGVTPQEWCDRLVEEAWKPLWDHLGIANDDFIRTTQQRHTQRVQEFVQDLYDKGEIYQGGYEGPYCVGCEEYKTPGELLDGEDGAKLCPIHKRPVEMLKEENYFFKLGAYGPKLLEFYEANPGFIQPESARNEVLQFVRQGLQDLSISRSTFDWGIPIPWDPKHVIYVWVDALLNYATAVGYGADPAKFDATFPADVHLVGKDILRFHAVIWPAMLMAQGLPLPKRVVANGWLMVGGEKMSKSNLTGIAPQDLTSHFGVDAYRWYFLRAIQFGQDGSFSWEDFTARYTSELANDFGNLASRVAAMIGKYFDGKLPAAPAAGAAEQAVAAGLAKAVAEADDRIGEQIDFAGGIAAVFEFVRQVNGYLTEQQPWKVAKDTTDEGQARLATILYTAAESLRAVAVLLNPVMPTTAAKLWDSLGAEAALGALADQRIGETADWGRLPAGVTVTKGDILFPRLEEKKDA from the coding sequence ATGGCGGCCACTGGAACCAACAGCAACGGGGCGTCGGCGTACTACGTCACCACGCCGATCTACTACGTCAACGATCGCCCCCACCTGGGCCACGCCTACACGACCGTCGCAGGCGACGTGCTCACCCGCTGGCACCGCCAGCGCGGCGAGAAGGTGTGGTACCTCACCGGCACGGACGAGCACGGTCAGAAGATCATGCGCACCGCAGAGGCCAACGGCGTCACCCCGCAGGAGTGGTGCGACCGGCTCGTCGAGGAGGCGTGGAAGCCCCTCTGGGACCACCTGGGCATCGCCAACGACGACTTCATCCGCACCACCCAGCAGCGGCACACCCAGCGGGTGCAGGAGTTCGTCCAGGACCTGTACGACAAGGGCGAGATCTACCAGGGCGGCTACGAGGGCCCTTACTGCGTCGGCTGCGAGGAGTACAAGACCCCCGGCGAGCTGCTGGACGGCGAGGACGGCGCCAAGCTGTGCCCCATCCACAAGCGCCCGGTGGAGATGCTGAAGGAGGAGAACTACTTCTTCAAGCTCGGCGCGTACGGCCCCAAGCTGCTGGAGTTCTACGAGGCCAACCCCGGCTTCATCCAGCCCGAGTCGGCCCGCAACGAGGTGCTCCAGTTCGTCCGGCAGGGCCTCCAGGACCTCTCCATCTCCCGCTCCACCTTCGACTGGGGCATCCCGATCCCCTGGGACCCCAAGCACGTCATCTACGTCTGGGTGGACGCGCTGCTCAACTACGCCACCGCCGTCGGCTACGGCGCGGACCCGGCGAAGTTCGACGCCACCTTCCCCGCCGATGTGCACCTGGTCGGCAAGGACATCCTCCGCTTCCACGCGGTGATCTGGCCCGCCATGCTGATGGCGCAGGGCCTGCCGCTGCCCAAGCGGGTCGTCGCCAACGGCTGGCTGATGGTCGGCGGCGAGAAGATGAGCAAGTCCAACCTCACCGGCATCGCCCCGCAGGACCTCACCTCGCACTTCGGCGTAGACGCCTACCGCTGGTACTTCCTGCGCGCCATCCAGTTCGGCCAGGACGGCTCCTTCTCCTGGGAGGACTTCACCGCCCGCTACACCTCCGAGCTGGCCAATGACTTCGGCAACCTGGCCTCCCGGGTCGCCGCCATGATCGGCAAGTACTTCGACGGCAAGCTGCCCGCCGCTCCCGCGGCCGGCGCCGCCGAGCAGGCCGTCGCCGCCGGGCTCGCCAAGGCCGTCGCCGAGGCCGACGACCGGATCGGCGAGCAGATCGACTTCGCCGGCGGCATCGCCGCGGTCTTCGAGTTCGTCCGGCAGGTCAACGGCTACCTCACCGAGCAGCAGCCGTGGAAGGTCGCCAAGGACACCACGGACGAGGGCCAGGCCCGGCTCGCCACCATCCTCTACACCGCCGCCGAGTCGCTGCGCGCCGTCGCCGTGCTGCTCAACCCGGTGATGCCCACCACCGCGGCCAAGCTCTGGGACTCCCTCGGCGCCGAAGCCGCCCTGGGCGCCCTCGCCGACCAGCGCATCGGCGAGACCGCCGACTGGGGCCGGCTGCCCGCCGGCGTCACCGTCACCAAGGGCGACATCCTCTTCCCCCGCCTGGAAGAGAAGAAGGACGCCTGA